Proteins encoded together in one Halalkaliarchaeum sp. AArc-CO window:
- a CDS encoding sugar phosphate isomerase/epimerase produces MEIGVLTVPLGNRSRDEAFAALAELGVDAVELGVGGWPGEDHVDRKATLEDEAAQSRLQDQLAEHDLRISALATHNNPLHPDEDRARAADTELREAIRLADHLGVGTVTCFSGLPAGGPNDEVPNWVTAPWPTEHTEAHDYQWNEVAIPYWQDLAAFADEHGVDLAIEMHPNMLVYEPRGMLRLREETNERVGANFDPSHLYWQGIDVTEAIRLLGEADAIHHVHAKDTRVYEANAREKGVLDTADYTDEVNRSWLFRSIGYGHGEEHWKDVVSTLRMVGYEGALSIEHEDSLTSSMEGLEKAVDVLERAVFDTTPGEAYWAE; encoded by the coding sequence ATGGAAATCGGCGTACTCACCGTTCCGCTCGGGAACAGATCGAGAGACGAGGCGTTCGCGGCGCTTGCGGAGCTCGGCGTCGACGCCGTCGAACTGGGCGTCGGCGGCTGGCCCGGGGAGGATCACGTGGATCGAAAGGCGACCCTCGAGGACGAAGCGGCTCAATCCAGGCTCCAGGACCAACTGGCGGAGCACGACCTGCGGATCTCCGCGCTCGCGACGCACAACAATCCGTTGCACCCCGACGAGGACCGCGCGCGGGCGGCCGACACCGAACTGCGCGAAGCGATCCGGCTCGCCGACCACCTCGGAGTGGGAACCGTCACCTGCTTTTCGGGACTGCCCGCGGGCGGACCGAACGACGAGGTGCCAAACTGGGTGACTGCGCCGTGGCCGACCGAGCACACGGAGGCGCACGACTACCAGTGGAACGAGGTCGCGATCCCGTACTGGCAGGACCTGGCAGCGTTCGCCGACGAACACGGGGTCGATCTCGCGATCGAGATGCACCCGAACATGCTGGTGTATGAACCCCGTGGGATGCTCCGACTCCGCGAGGAGACGAACGAACGGGTGGGTGCGAACTTCGACCCCTCGCATCTCTACTGGCAGGGGATCGACGTCACCGAGGCGATCCGCCTGCTGGGGGAGGCGGACGCGATCCACCACGTCCACGCCAAGGACACCCGGGTGTACGAGGCGAACGCCCGGGAGAAGGGCGTCCTCGACACTGCCGACTACACCGACGAAGTGAACCGGTCGTGGCTGTTCCGATCGATCGGCTACGGCCACGGGGAGGAACACTGGAAGGACGTCGTCTCCACGCTCCGGATGGTCGGCTACGAGGGCGCACTGTCGATCGAACACGAGGACTCGCTGACGTCCTCGATGGAGGGACTCGAAAAGGCCGTCGACGTCCTCGAACGCGCGGTCTTCGACACCACGCCCGGGGAGGCCTACTGGGCGGAGTGA
- a CDS encoding Gfo/Idh/MocA family oxidoreductase gives MTDTLTVGMLGYRFMGKAHSNALARLPMFFPDAPDVRRDVLIGRDEETLADAADRFGFDRTATDWRAVVDEVDVLYNLGPNHLHPEPSIAALEADTHVLCEKPLAPTLAAAERMRNAAEDSEAVAGAAFNYRFLPAIQYAKGLIEDGELGEIHHVRGSYLQDWLVDPEAPWVWRLDEELAGSGVLGDLGAHTIDLARFLVGEVTGEIERISGHLQTFVDERPMPGEDGTRPVTVDDAYSAQAAFENGAVGTFEASRFATGHKNDHSIAIHGSAGSLRFSLERLNELEVMREGNRGYETILVTDETDPYVDRWWPPGHVIGWEHTFVHENYEFLSSVADGEAFSPSFSEAYRVQQVLAAIQESDDRGEWVAIEDVE, from the coding sequence GTGACTGACACACTTACCGTCGGAATGCTGGGGTACCGGTTCATGGGCAAGGCCCACTCGAATGCGCTCGCACGCCTGCCGATGTTCTTCCCGGACGCGCCGGACGTGCGCCGGGACGTACTGATCGGACGCGACGAGGAAACGCTCGCCGATGCAGCAGACCGGTTCGGGTTCGATCGGACCGCGACCGACTGGCGTGCGGTCGTGGACGAGGTGGACGTCCTCTACAATCTGGGGCCGAACCACCTCCACCCGGAGCCGTCGATCGCAGCGCTCGAGGCCGATACCCACGTGCTGTGTGAGAAACCGCTCGCGCCCACGCTCGCGGCGGCAGAACGGATGCGAAACGCTGCCGAAGACAGCGAGGCTGTCGCCGGCGCCGCCTTCAACTACCGGTTCCTGCCGGCGATCCAGTACGCGAAGGGGCTCATCGAGGACGGCGAACTCGGGGAGATCCACCACGTCAGGGGGAGCTACCTGCAGGACTGGCTGGTCGATCCGGAGGCGCCGTGGGTGTGGCGGCTGGACGAGGAGCTCGCGGGTTCGGGCGTGCTCGGCGATCTGGGGGCACACACGATCGATCTGGCGAGGTTCCTGGTGGGTGAGGTCACCGGCGAAATCGAACGGATCTCGGGCCACCTACAGACGTTCGTCGACGAGCGCCCGATGCCCGGCGAGGACGGAACGCGGCCGGTGACGGTCGACGACGCCTACTCCGCACAGGCGGCGTTCGAGAACGGGGCGGTCGGGACATTCGAGGCCTCACGGTTCGCCACCGGACACAAAAACGACCACTCGATCGCGATCCACGGTTCGGCGGGGAGCCTCCGGTTCTCCCTGGAGCGGCTGAACGAACTCGAGGTGATGCGCGAGGGGAACCGCGGCTACGAGACGATCCTCGTCACCGACGAGACGGATCCGTACGTCGACCGGTGGTGGCCCCCGGGACACGTGATCGGCTGGGAACACACGTTCGTCCACGAAAACTACGAGTTCCTCTCGTCGGTCGCCGACGGCGAGGCGTTCTCGCCGTCGTTTTCGGAGGCATATCGGGTCCAGCAGGTGCTTGCGGCGATCCAGGAAAGCGACGACCGCGGTGAATGGGTCGCAATCGAGGATGTGGAGTGA
- a CDS encoding adenylyltransferase/cytidyltransferase family protein, translated as MSGENGSVDRVVAQGTFDLLHPGHVHYLEDAATYGDELHVIVARRENVTHKDPPVLPDRQRRDVVAALSVVDEAHLGHPEDIFVPIERIDPDVIVLGYDQHHDANSIRKALRDRGFDCRVERATRREPDYDGEILSSTAIVERIIDERCP; from the coding sequence ATGAGCGGCGAGAACGGTTCCGTCGACCGGGTCGTCGCGCAGGGAACCTTCGACCTCCTGCATCCCGGTCACGTCCACTACCTCGAGGACGCCGCGACGTACGGCGACGAACTGCACGTCATCGTCGCCCGTCGAGAGAACGTCACCCACAAGGATCCCCCTGTGCTCCCGGACCGGCAGCGTCGCGACGTCGTCGCCGCCCTCTCGGTCGTCGACGAGGCACATCTCGGCCACCCCGAGGACATCTTCGTCCCGATCGAACGGATCGACCCCGACGTCATCGTGCTGGGCTACGACCAGCACCACGACGCCAACTCCATCCGAAAAGCCCTGCGCGACCGGGGGTTCGACTGTCGGGTGGAGCGTGCCACCCGGCGCGAACCCGACTACGATGGAGAGATCCTCTCTAGTACTGCCATCGTCGAGCGAATCATCGACGAGCGGTGTCCCTGA
- a CDS encoding Mov34/MPN/PAD-1 family protein, which yields MRLFRSRELLGIARETMEFILEASEETHPNEYMGFLRAEDARKFDLDRDGQVITDVLVIPGTVSNPMSATVKTNMKPNDIRSVGSVHSHPNGVLRPSDEDLMTFGQGQVHIIVGAPYGWSDWRAFDNEGERTKLDVLDVKLPEEQFFDFTQEEIDAELRNEEYK from the coding sequence ATGCGCCTGTTCCGGTCGCGCGAGCTCCTCGGGATCGCCCGGGAGACGATGGAGTTCATCCTCGAGGCCTCCGAGGAGACACATCCCAACGAGTACATGGGTTTCCTCCGCGCGGAGGACGCCCGCAAGTTCGACCTCGACCGTGACGGGCAGGTGATCACCGACGTGCTCGTCATTCCGGGCACGGTTTCGAACCCGATGAGCGCGACCGTGAAGACCAACATGAAGCCGAACGACATCCGGAGCGTCGGCTCGGTCCACTCGCATCCGAACGGCGTGCTCCGCCCGAGCGACGAGGACCTCATGACGTTCGGCCAGGGCCAGGTCCACATCATCGTCGGCGCCCCGTACGGCTGGAGCGACTGGCGGGCGTTCGACAACGAGGGCGAACGGACGAAGCTCGACGTGCTCGACGTCAAACTCCCCGAAGAGCAGTTCTTCGATTTCACCCAGGAGGAGATCGACGCCGAGCTCCGAAACGAGGAGTACAAATGA
- a CDS encoding OB-fold nucleic acid binding domain-containing protein: MTDEIAGDSGERDDSSSAPTVFDLSPDCTLEDVSEGSYYHAVVNGVVDYGVFVDVSDVVSGLIHESNLEERYAVGDRLIVELEEVRENGDVAFDVVHPDDYRTEAVEHEPEITDVGTLSPGAEVTIEGLVVQIKQTDGPTIFHVNDGTGIVPCAAFEEAGVRASPEISLEDPVRIAGSVENHQGSRQVEVDDLSGLADERARTVAETVEERIDERAEPIDVEPLVEWGAFEPIREDLRELARLLRRTVLEGRPIRVRHHADGDGMCAAIPVQYALEELIRTVHGDPDAPRHLFKRLPSKAPFYEMEDVTRDLNFALEGRARHGQKLPLLLMLDNGSTEEDVPAYENLAHYDIPIAVVDHHHPDPDAVEPLLDAHVNPYLHGEDYRITTGMMCVELARMLAADLGDELEHVPAIAGISDRSQAEVMDEYIALAGEAGYDRDDLVDISEALDYAAHLLRYSDGETLVNDALNVGCDDDERHRELVAFLASRSRRDVDKQLAALEPHVEHERLASGAHLYRVDLDNFAHRFTYPAPGKTTGNLHDRKVTETGEPVITIGYGPDFAVLRSDGVRLDIPQMVTELNEELPGSGVSGGGHLVVGSIKFVKGRRSEVIDALVEKMADAELDEALSSAATPE, translated from the coding sequence ATGACAGACGAAATCGCCGGGGATTCCGGCGAGCGGGACGATTCGAGTTCCGCACCGACTGTGTTCGATCTCTCTCCGGACTGCACGCTCGAGGACGTATCGGAGGGTTCCTACTACCACGCCGTCGTCAACGGCGTCGTCGACTACGGTGTATTCGTCGACGTCTCCGACGTCGTTTCGGGCCTGATCCACGAGTCGAACCTCGAGGAACGCTACGCCGTCGGCGACCGGTTGATCGTCGAACTCGAGGAGGTACGCGAGAACGGCGACGTCGCCTTCGACGTCGTCCATCCGGACGACTATCGTACCGAAGCCGTCGAGCACGAGCCGGAGATCACCGACGTCGGGACGCTCTCGCCCGGCGCCGAGGTGACGATCGAAGGACTCGTCGTCCAGATCAAACAGACCGACGGGCCGACGATCTTCCACGTCAACGACGGCACAGGGATCGTTCCCTGTGCGGCCTTCGAGGAGGCGGGCGTGCGGGCGTCCCCCGAGATCTCACTCGAGGATCCGGTTCGGATCGCCGGCTCCGTCGAGAACCACCAGGGAAGCCGGCAGGTCGAGGTCGATGACCTGTCCGGGCTGGCCGACGAACGCGCTCGAACGGTGGCGGAAACCGTCGAGGAGCGGATCGACGAACGCGCCGAACCGATCGACGTCGAGCCGCTGGTCGAGTGGGGGGCGTTCGAGCCGATCCGCGAGGACCTCCGGGAGCTCGCGCGCCTGCTCCGACGGACGGTTCTCGAAGGACGGCCGATCCGGGTCCGTCACCACGCGGACGGCGACGGGATGTGCGCGGCGATCCCGGTGCAGTACGCACTCGAGGAGCTGATCCGGACGGTCCACGGCGACCCCGACGCGCCGAGACATCTGTTCAAGCGGCTGCCGAGCAAGGCGCCGTTCTACGAGATGGAGGACGTCACCCGCGATCTCAACTTCGCACTCGAGGGGCGCGCCCGCCACGGACAGAAGCTGCCCCTGCTTTTGATGCTCGACAACGGCTCCACCGAGGAGGACGTCCCTGCCTACGAAAACCTGGCTCACTACGACATCCCCATAGCGGTCGTCGACCACCACCACCCGGACCCGGACGCGGTCGAGCCGCTGCTCGACGCCCACGTGAACCCGTATCTCCACGGGGAGGATTACCGGATCACGACCGGAATGATGTGTGTCGAACTCGCGCGGATGCTCGCGGCTGACCTCGGTGACGAGCTGGAACACGTCCCCGCGATTGCCGGGATTTCCGACCGGTCGCAAGCGGAGGTCATGGACGAGTACATCGCCCTCGCCGGGGAGGCCGGATACGACCGGGATGATCTCGTCGACATCAGCGAGGCGCTGGATTACGCCGCCCACCTGCTGCGGTACAGTGACGGCGAAACGCTCGTCAACGACGCGCTCAACGTCGGCTGCGACGACGACGAACGGCACCGCGAGCTCGTGGCGTTCCTCGCGAGCCGATCCCGGCGGGACGTCGACAAACAGCTCGCGGCGCTGGAACCACACGTGGAACACGAGCGGCTCGCCTCCGGCGCGCACCTCTATCGCGTCGACCTCGACAACTTCGCCCACCGGTTCACCTATCCTGCGCCGGGGAAGACGACAGGCAACCTCCACGATCGGAAGGTGACCGAAACCGGCGAGCCGGTAATCACGATCGGCTACGGCCCGGACTTCGCGGTGCTCCGGTCGGACGGCGTCCGGCTCGACATCCCCCAGATGGTGACCGAACTGAACGAGGAGCTCCCTGGAAGCGGCGTCTCCGGCGGCGGTCACCTCGTCGTCGGCTCGATCAAGTTCGTGAAGGGTCGGCGATCGGAAGTGATCGACGCCCTGGTCGAGAAGATGGCTGACGCGGAACTCGACGAGGCGCTCTCGTCGGCGGCGACCCCGGAGTAA
- a CDS encoding phospholipase D-like domain-containing protein, protein MAYRNGASLPSDGLRPGTVVALLAVGLLVVALLGTVPAASGTSNGTGTVENRSSDATKADARILEAYPNPHADGDPGEYVVLEVPTDGNWTLTDGTTTVEIPDRTGRFAVSTEPEIAAEFAEVPVYGLEGRLRLADDGETLRLSENGTTKDEISYGRAPVGARWLREDGELVREPDADGGWRADGFRPRKPENFENVSGRAFVLPDAPGEPVAPIREADDRVYLAAYTLESWRLADALAAAAERGVTVRVLLEGSPVGGATETQAAVLRFLDRQGIDVRVLDGEYTRYTYHHAKYAVADDTVVALTENWKPSGTGGASNRGWGVRVDDRNVAASVAEVFEHDSGWRDAVPWTEYRAGATVREGTSANESYPERFPTAEFDEATVRLMLAPDNAESELEAMIDGADERVAVVVPRTGGTGYRLLEAAIGAAERGVTVRLQLSGAWYDREENEALVEELRGLDVGEGELDARIVEPRGRFDRVHAKGAVIDDTAVVGSLNWNEHAGSRNRELLLAVENPAIAEFYWRVLAADWHGGSFRTPVGLLGGFAAVTLVGGEVARRRVRFA, encoded by the coding sequence ATGGCGTATCGGAACGGCGCTTCGCTTCCGTCAGACGGACTCCGTCCGGGGACGGTCGTCGCGCTTCTCGCAGTCGGGCTCCTCGTCGTCGCACTCCTGGGCACAGTTCCTGCGGCGTCCGGCACGTCGAACGGAACTGGGACGGTCGAAAATCGTAGTTCCGACGCCACTAAAGCGGACGCTCGGATCCTCGAAGCGTACCCCAACCCGCACGCGGACGGCGACCCTGGGGAGTACGTGGTCCTCGAGGTGCCGACCGACGGGAACTGGACGCTGACCGACGGAACGACGACCGTCGAGATACCCGACCGGACGGGACGGTTCGCCGTCTCGACGGAGCCGGAGATCGCGGCCGAGTTCGCCGAAGTACCCGTGTACGGTCTCGAGGGGCGGCTCAGGCTGGCCGACGACGGCGAGACGCTGCGCCTCTCAGAAAACGGCACCACGAAAGACGAAATCTCGTACGGACGCGCACCGGTCGGCGCCCGGTGGCTCCGCGAGGACGGCGAGCTGGTTCGGGAGCCGGACGCCGACGGCGGCTGGCGTGCGGACGGGTTCCGTCCCCGGAAGCCGGAGAATTTCGAGAACGTTTCGGGCCGTGCGTTCGTCCTGCCCGACGCCCCGGGCGAGCCCGTGGCGCCGATCCGCGAGGCCGACGACAGAGTGTACCTCGCCGCCTACACGCTGGAATCCTGGCGGCTGGCGGACGCGCTGGCCGCAGCAGCCGAGCGTGGGGTGACCGTGCGAGTGCTCCTCGAGGGGAGCCCTGTCGGCGGCGCCACGGAGACGCAGGCCGCAGTGCTCCGGTTCCTGGACCGACAGGGGATCGACGTCCGGGTGCTCGACGGTGAGTACACGCGATACACGTACCACCACGCGAAGTACGCCGTCGCCGACGACACGGTGGTGGCGCTCACGGAGAACTGGAAACCCTCCGGGACTGGCGGCGCGTCGAACCGAGGGTGGGGGGTCCGGGTGGACGATAGGAACGTCGCCGCCTCCGTGGCGGAGGTGTTCGAACACGACTCCGGCTGGCGTGACGCCGTCCCCTGGACGGAGTACCGGGCCGGCGCGACCGTTCGCGAGGGCACCAGTGCAAACGAGAGCTACCCGGAGCGGTTTCCGACTGCGGAGTTCGACGAGGCGACCGTCAGGCTCATGCTCGCGCCCGACAACGCCGAGTCCGAACTGGAGGCCATGATCGACGGCGCCGACGAACGGGTGGCGGTCGTGGTTCCACGGACGGGCGGTACCGGCTACAGGCTTCTGGAGGCGGCGATCGGCGCGGCCGAGCGGGGTGTAACAGTCAGGCTGCAGCTTTCAGGTGCGTGGTACGACCGGGAGGAAAACGAGGCGCTCGTCGAGGAGCTGCGCGGGCTCGACGTCGGCGAGGGGGAACTCGACGCCCGGATCGTCGAGCCCCGGGGGCGGTTCGACAGGGTCCACGCCAAAGGGGCCGTGATCGACGACACCGCCGTGGTCGGCTCGCTCAACTGGAACGAGCACGCCGGATCGCGGAACCGTGAGCTCCTGCTCGCGGTGGAGAACCCGGCGATCGCGGAGTTTTACTGGCGAGTCCTCGCCGCCGACTGGCACGGCGGGAGCTTCCGGACGCCGGTCGGGTTGCTGGGCGGATTTGCGGCCGTTACACTCGTGGGGGGTGAGGTCGCCAGGCGCCGAGTTCGCTTCGCCTGA
- the pcm gene encoding protein-L-isoaspartate O-methyltransferase produces the protein MVEAIDPELETTADALRVVPRHAFVTERWRHLAYADRPLPIGGGATISAPGIVAEMCDHLALASGDRTLEVGTGCGYHAAVTAEIVGAENVYTVEIDAELADAARERLTELGYGAVSIRVGDGREGWPEHAPYDKAYLTCADRTFPDAVVEQVRTEGLLLAPIGLADQRLVLATKLQDGSLDRLDCGPVQFVTMQGPDV, from the coding sequence ATGGTCGAGGCGATCGATCCCGAACTCGAGACGACGGCTGACGCTCTCCGTGTGGTCCCCCGCCACGCATTCGTCACCGAGCGGTGGCGTCATCTCGCGTACGCGGATCGGCCGCTACCCATCGGCGGCGGCGCGACGATCAGCGCGCCGGGGATTGTCGCGGAGATGTGCGATCACCTCGCGCTCGCTTCGGGGGATCGGACGCTGGAGGTCGGCACCGGATGCGGCTACCACGCCGCGGTGACTGCCGAGATCGTCGGCGCCGAAAACGTCTACACGGTCGAGATCGACGCCGAACTCGCCGACGCGGCGCGCGAACGGCTCACGGAGCTGGGATACGGCGCTGTGTCGATCCGCGTCGGGGACGGCCGCGAGGGCTGGCCCGAACACGCACCCTACGACAAAGCGTATCTGACCTGTGCCGACCGGACGTTCCCCGACGCGGTCGTCGAGCAGGTCCGCACGGAGGGGCTCCTGCTCGCACCGATCGGCCTGGCCGATCAGCGGCTCGTGCTGGCAACGAAGCTTCAGGACGGCTCGCTCGATCGTCTCGACTGTGGGCCGGTTCAGTTCGTCACCATGCAGGGGCCGGACGTTTGA
- a CDS encoding universal stress protein: MVILVPIDDSDPSREALELAYTDHPDAAFLVLHVLDPQRSVLAGGLGNIDAAIEGHQEDAEALLADAQRLGEERGFDVETELAFGRPARVIVEYAGLEEVEQVVIGSHGRTGAARVLLGSVAETVVRRSPVPVTVAR, encoded by the coding sequence ATGGTGATCCTGGTTCCGATCGACGACTCCGATCCGTCTCGGGAGGCGCTGGAACTCGCGTATACGGATCATCCGGACGCGGCGTTTCTGGTGTTGCACGTGCTGGACCCCCAGCGGAGCGTCCTCGCCGGTGGGCTCGGCAACATCGACGCGGCGATCGAGGGCCACCAGGAGGACGCGGAGGCGCTGCTTGCGGACGCACAGCGGCTGGGAGAAGAACGCGGTTTCGACGTCGAGACCGAACTCGCATTCGGGCGTCCGGCCCGGGTGATCGTCGAGTACGCGGGTCTCGAGGAGGTCGAACAGGTCGTCATCGGCAGTCACGGCCGGACCGGAGCCGCGCGGGTGCTGCTGGGAAGTGTCGCAGAAACGGTGGTTCGTCGGTCGCCAGTCCCGGTGACGGTCGCGAGGTGA
- a CDS encoding HEAT repeat domain-containing protein has translation MSEDADAGEDADAAEETDAGETQEEPELIGELRELLDAVQAALEDAETEADLDDVEADLDGVESDLEGVELPEEEEEEGGEEDDEDDGPSPVEELEDRIGDLRDGIEDARGPYGEDVVDAVSGARSTLTGTRWTEDGVPEVEAAVSAFLEVVGGTLDASFAIDGDGESDAGENSDGALAAALQSVEEAVEDAELDADDDAETIASLLEAVEELEAGLEDAEEWSDLETRDQLAAEGYYDVLGHYKDYPVEWSALKEHEQRGNVDMVLLALNSLQSDFMEEHCLEALERMGRIAATDEAIEEMLGLANRRNHDAIRILGKMRAEKAVDTLVEYVDPDNDAKLQKVTLKALGEIGSPEAVQPIANHLAAGEADVRPVAARALGFIGDTRAIQPLSETLETDDDDTTRAAAAWALRQIGTREALEIAAEYDDERSFLLQTEAEKAQATLGEEPEPTA, from the coding sequence ATGAGCGAAGACGCCGACGCGGGCGAGGACGCCGACGCGGCGGAGGAAACCGACGCGGGCGAGACCCAGGAGGAACCGGAACTCATCGGGGAACTCCGCGAGCTGCTCGACGCCGTCCAAGCGGCGCTCGAGGACGCGGAGACGGAAGCCGACCTCGACGACGTCGAGGCGGACCTCGACGGAGTCGAAAGCGACCTCGAGGGCGTCGAACTCCCGGAAGAAGAAGAGGAAGAGGGGGGCGAGGAAGACGACGAAGACGACGGACCGTCCCCGGTCGAGGAACTCGAAGACCGGATCGGCGACCTCCGAGATGGGATCGAGGACGCTCGCGGGCCGTACGGCGAGGACGTCGTCGACGCGGTCTCCGGCGCCCGGTCGACCCTCACCGGAACTCGGTGGACGGAAGACGGCGTCCCCGAGGTCGAGGCCGCCGTGTCGGCGTTCCTCGAGGTGGTCGGCGGGACGCTCGACGCCTCGTTCGCGATCGACGGCGACGGAGAGTCGGACGCCGGCGAGAACTCCGACGGGGCGCTCGCGGCCGCGCTCCAGTCCGTCGAGGAGGCGGTCGAAGACGCCGAACTCGACGCCGACGACGACGCCGAGACCATCGCGTCGCTACTCGAAGCCGTCGAAGAGCTGGAGGCGGGGCTCGAGGACGCCGAAGAGTGGAGCGACCTCGAGACCAGAGATCAGCTCGCAGCCGAAGGGTACTACGACGTGCTCGGCCACTACAAGGACTATCCCGTGGAGTGGTCGGCGCTCAAGGAACACGAACAGCGCGGCAACGTCGACATGGTGCTGCTCGCGTTGAACTCCCTCCAGTCGGATTTCATGGAGGAACACTGCCTGGAGGCGCTCGAACGGATGGGCCGGATCGCCGCCACCGACGAGGCCATCGAGGAGATGCTCGGGCTCGCGAACCGGCGGAACCACGACGCGATCCGGATCCTCGGGAAGATGCGCGCCGAGAAGGCCGTCGACACGCTGGTGGAGTACGTGGATCCCGACAACGACGCGAAGCTACAGAAGGTCACCCTGAAGGCGCTGGGGGAGATCGGCTCCCCGGAAGCCGTCCAGCCGATCGCGAACCACCTGGCGGCGGGGGAGGCAGACGTGCGCCCGGTGGCTGCGCGTGCGCTCGGCTTCATCGGCGACACCCGGGCGATTCAGCCGCTGTCGGAGACGCTCGAAACTGACGACGACGACACCACCCGGGCCGCCGCCGCGTGGGCACTCAGACAGATCGGCACCCGCGAGGCGCTGGAGATCGCCGCCGAATACGACGACGAGCGCTCGTTCCTCCTCCAGACGGAGGCCGAAAAGGCGCAGGCGACGCTCGGCGAGGAACCCGAACCGACTGCCTGA
- a CDS encoding VOC family protein, producing the protein MTDPTPTPGIHHVTCIAGDPQRNLDFWVETLGLRLVKRSINQDDPSTYHFFFADTEGTPGTSMTFFPWENLSQGKVGSGQIARTAFRVPEGSLDYWEDRFDRYDVAYDDRLERFGETVLPFRDPDGLPVELIAVEIPSDDPTVPWTEFVPEEAAIRGFHSVTLWLADPEPTEELLETMGFEAAGTEQAQGDTPGDERTRFAATGPVGKYVDVLSTVESGRPGHGTVHHVAFQTPTDEDQEAMRATVQSAGLRPTAQIDRHWFRSVYFREFGGILFELATNGPGYDSDEPLEDLGGRLVLPGEFERRREAIESELADVTIPRAAANAEDSAEGT; encoded by the coding sequence ATGACTGATCCGACGCCGACCCCCGGAATCCATCACGTCACCTGTATCGCCGGCGATCCACAGCGGAACCTCGACTTCTGGGTCGAGACGCTCGGGCTCCGGCTCGTCAAACGCTCGATCAACCAGGACGACCCCAGCACCTACCACTTCTTTTTCGCCGACACCGAGGGCACCCCCGGGACGAGCATGACGTTTTTCCCGTGGGAGAACCTCTCGCAGGGGAAGGTCGGCTCGGGACAGATCGCCCGGACCGCCTTCCGGGTTCCCGAAGGGAGCCTCGACTACTGGGAGGATCGATTCGATCGGTACGACGTCGCGTACGACGACCGGCTCGAACGCTTCGGCGAGACCGTCCTCCCGTTTAGGGATCCGGACGGACTGCCGGTCGAGCTAATCGCAGTCGAGATTCCGTCGGACGATCCCACCGTTCCGTGGACCGAGTTCGTCCCCGAGGAAGCCGCGATCCGAGGGTTCCACTCGGTGACGCTGTGGCTCGCAGATCCGGAGCCGACGGAAGAACTGCTCGAGACGATGGGGTTCGAAGCGGCCGGCACCGAACAGGCACAGGGCGACACGCCCGGAGACGAGCGGACCCGATTCGCCGCGACCGGGCCCGTCGGCAAGTACGTCGACGTACTTTCGACGGTCGAGAGCGGGCGTCCAGGACACGGCACCGTTCACCACGTCGCGTTCCAGACCCCGACCGACGAGGATCAGGAGGCGATGCGTGCGACCGTCCAGTCGGCGGGACTCCGGCCGACCGCACAGATCGACCGCCACTGGTTCCGGTCGGTGTACTTCCGGGAATTCGGGGGCATCCTGTTCGAACTCGCCACGAACGGCCCCGGATACGACAGCGACGAACCGCTCGAGGATCTCGGCGGCCGTCTCGTTCTCCCCGGCGAGTTCGAGCGCCGTCGGGAAGCCATCGAATCCGAACTCGCTGACGTGACGATCCCCCGCGCGGCGGCGAACGCCGAGGACAGCGCCGAGGGAACCTGA
- a CDS encoding helix-turn-helix domain-containing protein produces the protein MQTSRPTKRVPTELQSPQAKLVYLYLSTHGSATITELQESLGMKKLSLYGILKTLREEGLVGQRTDEYVLT, from the coding sequence ATGCAGACCTCGCGGCCGACAAAGCGGGTTCCAACGGAGCTACAGTCGCCACAGGCGAAACTAGTGTATCTGTACCTGTCGACCCACGGGAGTGCGACGATCACCGAACTCCAGGAGAGCCTCGGGATGAAGAAACTCTCGCTGTACGGCATCCTGAAGACGCTCAGGGAGGAGGGGCTCGTCGGGCAGCGGACGGACGAGTACGTCCTCACCTGA